The Toxorhynchites rutilus septentrionalis strain SRP chromosome 3, ASM2978413v1, whole genome shotgun sequence genome includes a region encoding these proteins:
- the LOC129776695 gene encoding transcription factor E2F5, whose product MEVKNGKKRQQQAEDDVDSGPKRLEKSLAMMTVNVVDLLKKAPKGILNLGDATRILEVRQKRRIYDVTNVLEGIGLIEKHGKNSVKWRGDSLAPDPRDVTRRTRVLKHERGSLHRYESLIDRQLQIIRQSIKNSKIDETNASFAYVTSEDITGVFGDQSTSLVVKNCYQNQKPMCVEMSSKTLSVSSEEGTPLDVRLLREPQGSCFSRPMRRVNTLRRQRKSHQLNRIDARRRDIKSAIELWQELDAKLDRIAQADACDRDRLERVLNAELLLGKDLTRHSRFLPRFFSEEEESDPNSPFISLEPLEACGYPFSLSPSEGVFELFDLDHPSTVEIKCATAVIAKTNERSPNKTLTIQDSST is encoded by the exons ATGGAGGTGAAAAATGGCAAAAAGCGCCAGCAGCAGGCGGAGGACGATGTCGATTCCGGGCCCAAACGGCTTGAGAAATCGCTGGCCATGATGACGGTAAACGTGGTGGATCTTCTAAAGAAGGCCCCCAAAGGGATACTGAACCTGGGCGAC GCGACTAGAATACTGGAAGTGCGCCAGAAGCGTCGTATCTACGATGTGACCAATGTCCTCGAAGGAATCGGCCTTATCGAAAAGCACGGCAAAAACAGCGTCAAATGGCG GGGAGACTCCCTAGCACCGGATCCACGCGACGTGACTCGTCGCACCCGGGTGCTCAAACATGAACGCGGTTCGCTTCATCGGTACGAATCGTTGATCGACCGGCAGCTCCAAATCATCCGCCAAAGCATTAAAAACTCCAAAATTGACGAAACCAACGCTTCATTTGCGTATGTCACTAGCGAAGATATAACCGGTGTGTTTGGTGACCAATCGACCAGTCTGGTGGTGAAAAACTGTTACCAAAACCAAAAGCCGATGTGTGTGGAAATGAGCTCGAAAACGCTAAGCGTTTCTTCGGAGGAAGGCACACCTTTAGATGTTAGATTATTGCGGGAACCACAGGGGTCTTGCTTCAGTCGTCCGATGAGGCGGGTTAACACGCTGCGGAGGCAACGGAAGTCGCACCAACTCAATCGGATAGACGCCCGCAGGCGGGACATCAAAAGTGCAATAGAATTGTGGCAAGAACTGGATGCTAAATTAGATAGAATAGCACAAGCGGACGCATGCGACCGGGACCGTCTGGAACGAGTTTTAAATGCCGAACTTTTACTCGGCAAAGATCTCACAAGACACAGTCGTTTCCTTCCGCGATTTTTCTCAGAGGAAGAGGAATCAGACCCAAATTCACCGTTCATTTCGCTCGAGCCACTGGAAGCATGTGGGTATCCTTTTTCGCTGTCTCCTAGCGAGGGAGTATTTGAGCTGTTCGATTTAGACCATCCGTCCACAGTTGAAATCAAATGTGCAACGGCAGTTATTGCGAAGACGAACGAACGATCTCCGAACAAGACGCTCACGATTCAGGATAGCTCGACGTAA